Within the Thermodesulfobacteriota bacterium genome, the region GGATAATAACGGGGGAAAGTATTGTGTTAATACCGCTTATGTCATTGCAAACTCAGAACAATACCTGTTGGGTGTTCTGAATTCAGCCTTGACGACTTTCTTTTACAAAACACTTTCTTCAACCTATCGCGGTGGTTATTTGCGGTTTATTTATCAGTATCTGGTAATGCTCCCCATCCGCACCATCAACTTCGATGATCCGGACGACGTGGCCCGGCACGATCGAATGGTTGACCTGGTGAACCAGATGCTGGACTTAAACAAGAAACTGGCCGAATCCAAAACCCCCCAGGAAAAAGCCATGCTCCAGCGCCAGATCGAAACCACCGACCACCAGATCGATCAACTGGTCTATGAGCTTTACGAACTGACGCCCGCAGAAATCGCCATCATCGAATCGGACAGCAGTAAATGACACACCCGGCTTCGGAAACAAACAATCCACGGATTACGCCGATTAACGCAGATTTCTTAATCCGTGAAAATCCGTGCAATCTGCGGATAATAAAAACAGCCGGACAACAAATCCAAAATTCAGTAGGTTGCCGAGAAAAAATGTAGGGGAGGGCTTCAGTGATTGCCCTTCAGCAACTCGTTAACGTAACAAATAACCGGTGCAAAAGGAGCACAGCGGAATTTTCATCCGAATTGATTTGCCTTGTTATGTGCCATTATATCTGAATCATCCTAATCGCACGGATAAAAATACATATCCGCATCCTTCTTTGTGTTCACCATGAAGCCTTCGCTTTCAAGCGCCTTCTTAATCAAGGCTTTTTTGTTCGGGATATGCAATGTAGGAACGCTACTCATTGAATCTCTAAATTTTGGCAAATTGTCCCACAAATTCTTGATCTTTTGTTTTATTGTGTTCGATTTGCAATCAATTATGTCTGATTTTTCACTGTATTCTGGATAAACAACTATCACAGGAAGTCCATTTGTGTTTATGCCAAAATCAACTTCTTCCCGAATCGCTCTTGAATTTTTAGTTATAGAACTTAAAAAAAGTATAATATTCTTGGAGTTGTTTAATCGATCGTGAATTCTTGGCTTTAGAGTTTTCTCCCAATCGCTTCCATCCCGAACATTGTAGTTCTTATTATGGGAGTCCACAAACGGAAAGGTTGAATCTGCCCCCTTCCAGGCTCTCAGGAGATTGTAACTTACAAAGTCTTTGGTAGAATGCGCACCAAGGTTGTTTTCGTTGAATGGTTCATCAACATAGAAAGCCGAATAGTTTCCGTTTCTGTATGCCATAATTACCTCCCTATAAGGACATGGTTTAAATTGTCTTTTATATCATATAAGTTGATTTGAAATCTGTGGGCATCTTCTGGATGAACCATAATGACAAGTCGGTCTGTGAACTTCCTGTCAAGTGAGGCATTAACGAAAGATTCAGCGATCTTCTCGATCATTTTCTTTCTTGGAATTTCAAGTCTTCCTCTTGCAGTGCCAATCAC harbors:
- a CDS encoding TIR domain-containing protein → MAYRNGNYSAFYVDEPFNENNLGAHSTKDFVSYNLLRAWKGADSTFPFVDSHNKNYNVRDGSDWEKTLKPRIHDRLNNSKNIILFLSSITKNSRAIREEVDFGINTNGLPVIVVYPEYSEKSDIIDCKSNTIKQKIKNLWDNLPKFRDSMSSVPTLHIPNKKALIKKALESEGFMVNTKKDADMYFYPCD